The genomic interval CGAGGCGCGTCGGCCGTGAAGGGGAAATGTGTAACGCCCGGTTACGGGGGCAGCCGTGGTTACACTCTGTTACCAAATGACCGGTTTGCGGACATTCGACCGCAACGTTCGGCGCCCAATCTCTGCTCATCGGAACAACGACGGGGAACGCCCCCTTGAACGTTCCAACGGAATAAGCCCCCTCCATCCGGGGTTTAGAGAGCAGACATACACTGAGGAGTCGACACCATGAAACGCGCCCTTCTGACGTCCGCCCTGCTGGTCGCCGGTCTTGGCGTGGCCGTTCCGGTCTTCGCCCAGGGCGGGCCGCAGCCGGGCGGTCCCGGCCCGGGCATGGGTCCCGGGGGACCCGACCACCATTTCGCCCGCATGTGCGAGGACCAGGAGGCCCGTCTGGCCGGCAAGCTGGCCTATGCGGAGAAGAAGCTGAAGATCACCGAGCAGCAGCGCGCCGCCTGGACCAAGTTCGCCGACGCCGCCCGCTCCAGCCTGAAGCCGACGCAGGATCTGTGCGTCAAGTTCAAGGACACCCCGCCGCCGGCAGCATTGCCGCAGCGCCTTGAGCGGGTCGAACAGATGATGCAGGCTCACCTGCAACAGCTCCAGACCGTCCGCCCGGCCCTGACCGACCTCTATGCCCAGCTGACCCCCGACCAGCAGAAGCAGGCCGACCATATGCTGAACCCGGGTCCGGGTGGCATGGGCGGCCATCATATGGGGCCGCACCATGGCGGCCCCATGGGTGACCATGACGGCCCGCGGCACGGCATGGGGCCGGGCAAGGGCCCCGGCCCGGGGCCGGTGCCGGCACCGCAGGAGCCGCCCAAGGGCTGACGTAACAGAAAGGCAAACGCAACAGGGACAGACAGGCTCCCGGCGGCAACCCCCAAGCCCCCCAACGCTGCCGCCGTGAGACTAAGGGCCGCCGAACCCCCATTCGGCGGCCCTAGTCATCTTGATGCACGCCGTCACCCTTCATCCTCCTCGTCTCGAAATCCGGGATGATCCCCATGAGTGCGCTCGATCTTTCTCCGCTGTTCTTCAGCCTGTCGGTCATGAAGCAGGATTACCAGCTGATCCTGGGTATCGCCCGGAGCGGGCTGAAGTCGCTCAGGATCCGCCGCGCGCCGGCACCGCAACGCTGACCGGCCTCAACCGGCAACACTCCTCCGACGCGGGCTTCCGGCGCAATCGCCAGACATCGCCAAGCCGCCGCTTGCATTGCGGCTTCCCGCACCCCAAAGCTTACCTCCATGATTTCGTCGACGGCTTCGGCCTCTCACGCTTCGGCGGCCGGCGGTCTCGGGCGGGGGGGCCGTGTGGTCGCCGTGCTCGGGCCGACCAACACCGGCAAGACCTATCTGGCGATCGAGCGCATGCTCGGTCACCGGTCCGGCATGATCGGCTTTCCCCTGCGCCTGCTGGCGCGGGAGAATTACGACCGCATCGTCGGGATCAAGGGGAAGAACGCGGTCGCGCTTGTCACGGGGGAGGAGAAGATCCTGCCCCCCAACCCGTCCTACTGGGTCTGCACCGTCGAATCGATGCCGCTGGACCGCGCCGTCGATTTCCTGGCGGTGGACGAGATCCAGCTCTGCGCCGATCCCGAGCGCGGCCACATCTTCACCGACCGGCTGCTGAACGCCCGCGGCATGGTCGAGACCATGGTGCTGGGATCCGATTCGATGCAGCCGATGATCCGCCGGCTCGTGCCGAAGGCGGAGTTCATCAGCCGGCCGCGCTTCTCCCAGCTGACCTATGCCGGCTACAGGAAGCTGACGCGGCTGCCGCCGCGCTCGGCGGTCGTCGCCTTTTCCGCCACCGACGTCTATTCCATCGCCGAGATGATCCGGCGCCAGCGCGGCGGCACCGCCGTGGTGCTGGGTGCGCTCAGCCCGCGCACCCGCAACGCGCAGGTGGGTCTCTATCAGGCGGGCGAGGTCGATTATCTGGTGGCGACCGACGCCATCGGCATGGGGCTGAACATGGATGTCGACCATGTCGCCTTCGCCCGCATCGTCAAGTTCGACGGCTTCGCCCCGCGCCGCCTGCGTCCCGCCGAAGTGGCGCAGATCGCCGGCCGCGCCGGGCGCCACATGCGCGACGGCACCTTCGGCACCACCGACGAGGTGGGGGAACTGGACGCCGATCTGGTCAATCGCGTCGAAAATCACGAGTTCGAGACGGTCAAGGCGCTGTCCTGGCGCAACAGCGACCTGCGCTTCGACACGCCGGGCTTCCTGCTGAAATCGCTGGAGGAGCGGGCGCCGATCCAGGAACTGTCGCGCGTCCGCGAGGCCGACGACCATCTGGCGCTCCAGGCGCTGGTGCGCGATCCGGAGATCATGGATCTCGCCCGCGGCCGCGATGCCGTGAAGCTGCTGTGGGAGGTCTGTCAGGTCCCCGACTTCCGCAAGGTGCTGTCGGACGCCCACACCAAGCTGCTGGCCCAGGTGTTCCGCAGCCTGCGCGGGCCCCTGCGACGGCTGGACGACGACTGGGTCGCCAAGCAGATCGCCCGGCTCGACCGGACCGAGGGCGACATCGACGCGCTGGTCGCCCGCATCGCCCATATCCGCACCTGGACCTACATCTCCAACCGGCCGACCTGGCTGAAGGACCCGCTGCACTGGCAGGAGCGCACCCGCTCCATCGAGGACCGGCTGTCCGACGCCCTGCACGAGCGGCTGACCCAACGCTTCATCGACCGCCGCTCCGCCACGCTGGCGCGGACGCTGAAGGACGGGCGCTCGCTGCTGGGCGGCGTGCGCGCCGACGGCGAGGTGGTGGTGGAGGGGCATGTCGTCGGCAAGCTGGAGGGCTTCCGCTTCGTTCCCGACGCCCCCGACCGCTCCGACGAAGCGAAATCGCTGCTGACGGCGGCTCGGCGGGCGCTGCGGGATGAACTCGCCAAGCGGCTGCGCGCCTTCGAGGCGGAGCCGGACGACGCCTTCGCGCTCGGAGCCGATGGGGTGCTGAGCGCCGACAATCTGCCGGTGGCGCGGCTGGCTGCCGGGCCGTCGGTGCTGGCGCCGCTGGTGGTGCCCTTCGACGAGGGCATGCTGGATCAGGCCCAGCGCGAGCGGGTGCGGGCGCGGCTGGAGCGCTGGCTGAAAGACCACATCGCTGCCCGGTTGAAGCCGTTGTTCGCGCTGTCCGCCGCCGAAGGATTTTCCGGCGCCGGCCGCGGGCTGGCCTTCCAGCTGGTCGAGGGGCTGGGCGTGCTGCCGCGCGCGCCGGTCGCCGACATGGTCGAACGGCTGGAGCGTGAGGACCGCAAGGCCCTGACGAAGCTCGGCGTCCGGCTGGGGGTGTCGCACCTCTATCTGACGGCGTTGGCCAAACCGGCGGCGGTGACCCTGCGCGGGCTGCTGTGGGCGGTGTCGACGGGGCATCCGCTGCCGGTACCGGTCCCGCCGCCCGGCCGCGTCTCGGTCGAGACGCCACCGGTAAAGCAGGGGCCGGTGAAGGAAGGCGGAGCGCCGCCGGCCTTCTGGGAGGCCATCGGCTATCCGCTGGCGGGCGGGCGGGCGCTGCGCGTCGACATGCTCGACCGGCTGGAGACGGAACTGCTGACCGCGTCCAAGGCGAACGCGCCGATCCGCGAGGTTGCGCTCGGCCAGCGCGTCGGCCTGTCGGCGGACGAGCTGGGGGCTGTGCTGACCGGCCTCGGCTATGTCCGCGCGGTGGGCGAGGACGGAGCGGTGACCTGGAAGCGGAAACGGCCGCAGCGGAGTCAGCAGGGGAACCGCCAGCGGCGGGAGAAGCCGACGAATGAGGACCACCCGTTCGCGAAGCTGCGGCAGCTTTCGGGGATGTGAGGGGACCGCTTCTGGCAGCGTCGGCCCCCCACCTCCCGCTTCCGGCGGCTACGGGATGGTCTGTCGGCAGCTTCCCAGCACGGCGGGCCTCAGGCCCAAGCGTTACGGCGTCCCAGCCATCTCGCGGTCGAAGCGGGCCAGCGCCTCTTCCAGACCCCACTGGACGCGCGCCTTCTCGCTGCGCGCGGTCAGCGGGCGGCAGGCGTCCTCGCGCATTTTCTCGCTCGCCGCCGGGGTGCAGCCGGGGGCGGACCACAGGCTGTCGCCGGGAAGGAAGCTGTGCTCCAGGCTGGCGCGTGCCAGTCCGACGAGGTCGGCATAGCCGAAGCCGAACTCCTCCACCGCGCGTTGCAGCTCGTTGGTCAGGTCGATCCGGCTCACGCCTTCATCGTCGGTCGACAGCACCACCGGCACCCCGGCGGCGCGATAGACCGGCAGGGGATGGGCCTTCCCGCTGACGCCCAGGATCTTGTCGTTGCTGGTCAGGTTGACCTCCACCGCCACCTTGCGCTCGGCCATCATGCGCAGCAGGCCCCGGGGATCGTCCTCATACATCACGTCGACGCCATGGCCGATGCGCTTGGCCCCGGCGATCTCGACCGCCTTGCGGATGTGGTCGCGCAGCCGTTCCGGCGGGACGAGGCCCAGCGTCAGTTCGCCGGCATGCAGGGCAATATTGGTGCCGGGCTGGCGCCGCTTCGCCTCCGCCACCATCCGCATGTGGAGGTCGTAATCCTCCAGCGCCACCGGGTTGTCCTCCGGCGCCACGAAGTTCAGGCCGACGACCCGCGGCTCCTGCGCTTCCAGCAGGGCGTTGAACAGGGTGGTGGCATAGACCGGGCCGGGGCTTTGCGTGCGCGACACCTGCTGGAGGTAGCGCACCGACACCGCACAGCCCGGCCGCGCCGTCGGCGTGCCGCAGCCAAGGACGCTGCGCATCCGCGCTTCCGCCGCGTCGATCTCCTGCCGGGCCGGGGCGATCAGCGCCGGCAGGCCGGCGGCGATCAGCTTGTCCGCGGTGCCCGACAGGTCGGCCGCCGCCTGCGGGGTCCAGGCGAAGGACT from Azospirillum sp. TSH100 carries:
- a CDS encoding Spy/CpxP family protein refolding chaperone; this translates as MKRALLTSALLVAGLGVAVPVFAQGGPQPGGPGPGMGPGGPDHHFARMCEDQEARLAGKLAYAEKKLKITEQQRAAWTKFADAARSSLKPTQDLCVKFKDTPPPAALPQRLERVEQMMQAHLQQLQTVRPALTDLYAQLTPDQQKQADHMLNPGPGGMGGHHMGPHHGGPMGDHDGPRHGMGPGKGPGPGPVPAPQEPPKG
- a CDS encoding adenosine deaminase codes for the protein MVDVRMTGRMKGGVIGALAATLLLAGCATAEMGGTGAGIGGADVAGLAAARRFEAVRSSPPELRAFLYRMPKGADLHNHLTGAVYAETYMRMASAAGLCFDVKALTLVAPTAQAPCGDAKSARPSATAVIADSVLYPMALDALSTRDALPVSGYSLHDQFFATFGRFRAAANSTGDLLAEVVDRAGRQGERHVELMVSFGTGPAAAIGKSFAWTPQAAADLSGTADKLIAAGLPALIAPARQEIDAAEARMRSVLGCGTPTARPGCAVSVRYLQQVSRTQSPGPVYATTLFNALLEAQEPRVVGLNFVAPEDNPVALEDYDLHMRMVAEAKRRQPGTNIALHAGELTLGLVPPERLRDHIRKAVEIAGAKRIGHGVDVMYEDDPRGLLRMMAERKVAVEVNLTSNDKILGVSGKAHPLPVYRAAGVPVVLSTDDEGVSRIDLTNELQRAVEEFGFGYADLVGLARASLEHSFLPGDSLWSAPGCTPAASEKMREDACRPLTARSEKARVQWGLEEALARFDREMAGTP
- a CDS encoding helicase-related protein; the protein is MVAVLGPTNTGKTYLAIERMLGHRSGMIGFPLRLLARENYDRIVGIKGKNAVALVTGEEKILPPNPSYWVCTVESMPLDRAVDFLAVDEIQLCADPERGHIFTDRLLNARGMVETMVLGSDSMQPMIRRLVPKAEFISRPRFSQLTYAGYRKLTRLPPRSAVVAFSATDVYSIAEMIRRQRGGTAVVLGALSPRTRNAQVGLYQAGEVDYLVATDAIGMGLNMDVDHVAFARIVKFDGFAPRRLRPAEVAQIAGRAGRHMRDGTFGTTDEVGELDADLVNRVENHEFETVKALSWRNSDLRFDTPGFLLKSLEERAPIQELSRVREADDHLALQALVRDPEIMDLARGRDAVKLLWEVCQVPDFRKVLSDAHTKLLAQVFRSLRGPLRRLDDDWVAKQIARLDRTEGDIDALVARIAHIRTWTYISNRPTWLKDPLHWQERTRSIEDRLSDALHERLTQRFIDRRSATLARTLKDGRSLLGGVRADGEVVVEGHVVGKLEGFRFVPDAPDRSDEAKSLLTAARRALRDELAKRLRAFEAEPDDAFALGADGVLSADNLPVARLAAGPSVLAPLVVPFDEGMLDQAQRERVRARLERWLKDHIAARLKPLFALSAAEGFSGAGRGLAFQLVEGLGVLPRAPVADMVERLEREDRKALTKLGVRLGVSHLYLTALAKPAAVTLRGLLWAVSTGHPLPVPVPPPGRVSVETPPVKQGPVKEGGAPPAFWEAIGYPLAGGRALRVDMLDRLETELLTASKANAPIREVALGQRVGLSADELGAVLTGLGYVRAVGEDGAVTWKRKRPQRSQQGNRQRREKPTNEDHPFAKLRQLSGM